The genomic segment CATCAACAGTGACTGCTTACATAGAAAGCGCATCTGGCGTTGCGGTTGGTGGGAGAACGGGTTTAACAGCAATCTTTGTCGCTTTATTTTTCTTAATTTCGCTTCTTTTCTATCCCATTGTTAAGTTGGTTGGTGGTGGAGTTGAAGTTTCCGCTGGTTATGTTCTTTATCCAATTACTGCACCAGCTCTTATCATTGTAGGAAGCTTAATGGTAAAACCTATTGTCAATATAAATTGGGACGATATAACTGAGGCGATCCCTGCGTTTATTATGATGCTTGGGATACCATTGACATTTAGCATTGCCGATGGGATCGCTCTTGGATTCACATCTTATGTGATCGTGAAGTTATTCAGTGGAAGACATAAGGAAATAAACTGGATAATAATTGCTTTGACATTCGTTTTCCTGGCGAGATATATCTTTCTTGCTTTAAAATAAACTGGAGGTGGTATTATGGCTTATCAAATTGAAGTAAAACAAATAAAGCCATTTCCAGTTGCGGAATTTGAAGTCACTGTTTCAGGAAAATCTAAAACAATGCACATCGTGTCCGTTGAAGAAAATTATTTCAAGAAATTAACAGAAGGAAAGATAACCGTTGAGAAGTTTGTTTATTTATCCTTTGAATTTTTGCTTGATCGCGAGCCAAACACATCAATTTTAAGGCAATTCAACATTCGCGAGATAAACCATTACTTCCCCGAGTTTGAGAGCGAGATATCAAAGATGTTTTAGGCTAAATTTTGAAATCTTGCTTTATTTTCTTATCTTAAAGCAAAATTTAGAAGCAAATTTATTCGGAGGTTAAAAATCATGGTTCTTCTATTTCAGGCGCAACCAGATGCTACGAGCAGTTTGATCAGCACGATTATAATGTTCGTTGCGATCTTTTTGATTTTCTATTTTTTGATAATAAGACCGCAGCAGAAAAGAGCCAAGGAACATCAAAAACTTATTGAGTCGTTGAAAAAAGGCGACAAAGTTATAACTTCAAGTGGAATTCACGGAAAAGTCGTTGGACTTGACGACAGAACAGTTTTGCTTGAAGTTGATGAAGGTGTAAAAATAAAGTTTGAAAAGGCAGCTATAGCAGTTGTCACTCGTGAAGGTCAAGGTTAATTCATATCTTTAAAATCCCTTAATTATTTTCTGATGGGACAGAGTTAATCTGTCCCAAATTTTTTTATAAAAGGATCTCCCACACGAGATTAGAAACCGCTTGAAATATAAATCTACACGAGGTGAAATATGATGCCAGGTGAAAAATTTAATACGATAGAGGAAGCAATTGAAGATATACGAAATGGGAAAATT from the Candidatus Kryptonium sp. genome contains:
- the yajC gene encoding preprotein translocase subunit YajC, which encodes MVLLFQAQPDATSSLISTIIMFVAIFLIFYFLIIRPQQKRAKEHQKLIESLKKGDKVITSSGIHGKVVGLDDRTVLLEVDEGVKIKFEKAAIAVVTREGQG